A stretch of Lathyrus oleraceus cultivar Zhongwan6 chromosome 6, CAAS_Psat_ZW6_1.0, whole genome shotgun sequence DNA encodes these proteins:
- the LOC127091291 gene encoding extensin-2 isoform X12 translates to MTARGSDPIRGRFRPEMAMALAIVLISTTVVSVAADGYPYSSPPPPTYEYKSPPPSTPSPPPPYEYKSPPPPPIEPPYEYKSPPPPPIEHKAPPYEYKSPPPPSASPPPPYEYKSPPPPSSSPPPPYYYKSPPPPSPSPPPPYYYKSPPPPSPSPPPPYYYKSPPPPSPVYKYNSPPPPSPTYVYKSPPPPTPVYKYKSPPPPSPTYVYKSPPPPTPVYKYKSPPPPSPTYVYKSPPPPTPVYKYKSPPPPSPTYVYKSPPPPTPVYKPPYYYNSPPPPTPVYKYKSPPPPSPTYVYKSPPPPTPVYKPPYYYNSPPPPTPVYKYNSPPPPSPTYVYKSPPPPAPVYKYNSPPPPTPVYKYNSPPPPSPVYKYNSPPPPSPVYVYKSPPPPTPVYKPPYYYNSPPPPTPVYKYNSPPPPSPTYVYKSPPPPSPVYKPPYYYNSPPPPTPVYKYNSPPPPTPVYKYNSPPPPTYYYNSPPPPVKSPPPPTPYYYQSPPPPKYTPPPYYYSSPPPPVVYPPHPYHHSLIVKVVGKVYSYKCYNWEYPEKSHDKKHLKGAVVEVKCKAGRNIIKAYGKTKNNGKYAITIPNFNYVKYGPTVCKAKLHAPPKGSPFNIPTKLNEGTDLWVKSKDKYEVVLKAKPFAYASKKHYEECEKPKPSPTPYYYKSPPPPTPTYIYKSPPPPSPTYVYKSPPPPSPIYKPPYYYNSPPPPTPVYKYNSPPPPSPTYVYKSPPPPSPAYKPPYYYNSPPPPTPVYKYNSPPPPSPTYVYKSPPPPSPIYKPPYYYNSPPPPTPVYKYNSPPPPSPTYVYKSPPPPSPVYKPPYYYNSPPPPTPVYKYNSPPPPSPTYVYKSPPPPSPVYKPPYYYNSPPPPTPVYKYNSPPPPSPTYVYKSPPPPSPAYKPPYYYNSPPPPTPVYKYNSPPPPSPTYVYKSPPPPSPVYKPPYYYNSPPPPTPVYKYSSPPPPTPVYKYNSPPPPSPTYVYKSPPPPSPVYKPPYYYNSPPPPSPTYKYNSPPPPSPTYVYKSPPPPSPTYVYKSPPPPSPVYKPPYYYNSPPPPTPVYKYNSPPPPTPVYKYNSPPPPTPIYKPPYYYNSPPPPTPVYKYNSPPPPTPVYKYNSPPPPTPVYKYNSPPPPTPVYKYNSPPPPSPVYKYNSPPPPSPVYKYNSPPPPSPVYKYNSPPPPTPVYKYNSPPPPTPVYKYNSPPPPTPVYKYKSPPPPSPTYEYKSPPPPTPVYKYKSPPPPSPTYVYKSPPPPTPVYKYNSPPPPSPSHPPPYYYNSPPPPSPSPPPPYYYQSPPPPSSSPPPPYYYQSPPPPSPTPHTPYYYKSPPPPTSSPPPPYHYVSPPPPTSSPPPPYHYTSPPPPSPSPAPTYIYKSPPPPVKSPPPPAYIYASPPPPIYK, encoded by the exons ATGACTGCTAGGGGCAGTGACCCCATAAGGGGTCGGTTTCGGCCGGAAATGGCCATGGCATTGGCCATTGTTCTGATTTCTACTACTGTGGTTTCTGTTGCTGCTGATGGTTACCCATACAGTTCTCCTCCACCACCAACTTATGAGTACAAGTCACCTCCACCATCAACTCCTTCACCACCACCTCCTTATGAGTACAAGTCACCCCCTCCACCACCCATTGAACCTCCTTATGAGTACAAGTCACCCCCTCCACCACCCATTGAACATAAGGCTCCACCATATGAGTACAAGTCACCTCCACCACCATCTGCCTCACCCCCACCTCCTTATGAGTACAAGTCTCCTCCACCACCTTCTTCATCACCTCCACCTCCTTACTACTATAAATCTCCACCACCACCCTCTCCCTCACCTCCACCACCTTACTACTACAAATCTCCTCCACCACCCTCTCCTTCCCCTCCTCCACCTTACTATTACAAGTCTCCCCCACCACCATCACCTGTTTACAAATACAATTCACCACCTCCACCATCACCAACTTATGTGTACAAATCTCCTCCTCCTCCAACACCAGTTTATAAATATAAATCACCACCTCCACCATCACCAACATATGTGTACAAGTCTCCTCCTCCTCCAACACCAGTTTACAAGTATAAGTCACCACCTCCACCATCACCAACATATGTGTACAAGTCTCCTCCTCCTCCAACACCAGTTTACAAGTATAAGTCACCACCTCCACCATCACCAACATATGTGTACAAGTCTCCTCCTCCTCCAACACCGGTATACAAACCTCCATACTACTACAATTCACCTCCTCCTCCAACACCAGTTTACAAATACAAATCACCACCTCCTCCATCACCAACTTACGTGTACAAGTCTCCTCCTCCACCAACACCAGTATACAAACCCCCATACTACTATAACTCACCTCCTCCTCCAACACCAGTTTACAAGTATAATTCACCACCTCCACCATCACCAACTTACGTGTACAAGTCTCCTCCTCCTCCCGCACCAGTTTATAAGTACAACTCACCACCTCCTCCAACACCAGTATACAAATACAACTCACCACCTCCTCCATCACCAGTTTACAAGTACAACTCACCACCTCCTCCATCACCAGTTTACGTCTACAAGTCACCACCCCCACCAACACCTGTATACAAACCCCCATACTACTACAACTCACCTCCTCCTCCAACACCAGTGTACAAGTACAATTCACCACCTCCACCGTCACCAACTTACGTGTACAAGTCACCACCCCCACCATCACCTGTATACAAACCCCCATACTACTACAACTCACCTCCTCCTCCAACACCAGTGTACAAGTACAATTCACCTCCTCCTCCAACACCGGTGTACAAATATAATTCACCTCCTCCTCCAACTTACTACTACAATTCGCCACCACCTCCGGTAAAATCTCCTCCTCCACCAACACCTTACTACTACCAATCTCCACCACCACCCAAGTACACTCCACCTCCATACTACTATAGCTCTCCTCCTCCCCCTGTTGTGTATCCCCCACATCCATATCACCACTCATTGATTGTGAAGGTAGTGGGTAAAGTCTACAGCTACAAGTGCTATAACTGGGAGTATCCTGAAAAGTCTCATGACAAGAAACACCTCAAAG GTGCTGTTGTTGAGGTCAAATGCAAAGCTGGAAGGAACATCATCAAGGCGTACGGTAAAACTAAGAACAATGGAAAGTACGCCATCACAATTCCAAACTTTAACTATGTGAAATATGGTCCCACAGTGTGCAAAGCCAAACTACATGCTCCACCTAAAGGCTCTCCATTCAACATCCCAACTAAGCTCAATGAGGGAACCGACTTGTGGGTAAAATCTAAAGACAAGTATGAAGTTGTGCTCAAGGCAAAGCCATTCGCCTATGCTTCTAAGAAGCATTATGAAGAATGTGAAAAGCCTAAGCCTTCACCAACTCCTTACTACTACAAGTCACCTCCTCCTCCTACACCAACTTACATATACAAGTCACCACCCCCACCATCACCAACTTATGTGTACAAGTCACCACCTCCACCATCACCTATATACAAACCCCCATATTACTACAACTCACCTCCTCCTCCAACACCAGTTTACAAGTACAATTCACCACCTCCACCATCACCAACTTACGTGTACAAGTCACCACCTCCACCATCACCTGCATACAAACCCCCATACTACTATAACTCACCTCCTCCTCCAACACCGGTTTACAAGTACAACTCACCACCTCCACCGTCACCAACATACGTGTATAAATCACCACCACCACCATCACCTATATACAAACCCCCGTACTACTACAATTCACCTCCTCCTCCAACACCAGTTTACAAGTACAATTCACCACCTCCACCATCACCAACTTATGTGTACAAGTCACCACCCCCACCATCACCGGTATACAAACCCCCGTACTACTACAACTCACCTCCTCCCCCAACACCAGTTTACAAATACAACTCACCTCCTCCACCGTCACCAACATACGTGTACAAGTCACCACCCCCACCATCACCTGTGTACAAACCCCCATACTACTACAACTCACCTCCTCCTCCAACCCCAGTTTACAAGTACAATTCACCACCCCCACCGTCACCAACATATGTCTACAAGTCTCCACCCCCGCCATCACCTGCGTACAAACCCCCATACTATTACAACTCACCTCCTCCACCAACGCCTGTTTATAAGTACAATTCTCCACCTCCACCGTCACCAACTTATGTGTACAAGTCACCACCCCCACCATCACCTGTATACAAACCCCCATACTACTATAACTCGCCTCCTCCTCCAACACCAGTTTACAAATACAGTTCACCTCCTCCTCCAACACCGGTTTATAAGTACAATTCACCTCCTCCACCATCACCAACTTACGTGTACAAGTCACCACCCCCACCATCACCGGTATACAAACCCCCATACTACTACAATTCACCTCCTCCACCATCACCAACTTACAAGTACAATTCACCACCTCCGCCATCACCAACTTATGTGTATAAGTCACCACCTCCACCATCACCAACTTATGTGTATAAGTCACCACCTCCACCATCACCTGTGTACAAACCCCCGTACTACTACAACTCACCTCCTCCTCCAACACCAGTTTACAAGTACAATTCACCTCCTCCACCAACACCAGTTTACAAGTACAATTCACCTCCTCCACCAACACCTATATACAAACCTCCATACTACTACAATTCACCTCCTCCTCCAACCCCAGTTTACAAGTACAACTCACCTCCTCCTCCAACACCGGTTTACAAATACAACTCCCCTCCTCCTCCAACACCGGTTTACAAGTACAACTCCCCTCCTCCTCCAACACCGGTTTACAAGTACAACTCAC CTCCTCCTCCATCACCGGTTTACAAGTACAACTCACCTCCTCCTCCATCAC CGGTTTACAAGTACAACTCCCCTCCTCCTCCATCACCGGTTTACAAGTACAACTCCCCCCCTCCTCCAACACCGGTTTACAAGTACAACTCCCCTCCTCCTCCAACACCGGTTTACAAGTACAACTCCCCACCTCCTCCAACACCGGTTTACAAGTACAAGTCACCACCTCCACCGTCACCAACTTACGAGTACAAATCTCCTCCTCCTCCAACACCAGTTTACAAGTACAAATCTCCACCTCCACCATCACCTACATATGTGTACAAGTCTCCTCCACCACCAACACCAGTTTACAAGTACAACTCACCACCTCCACCATCCCCATCACATCCCCCTCCATACTATTACAATTCTCCCCCACCGCCATCACCATCCCCACCTCCACCTTACTATTACCAATCCCCACCACCACCATCCTCTTCTCCACCACCTCCTTATTACTATCAAAGTCCTCCTCCCCCGTCTCCCACTCCTCATACTCCCTACTACTACAAATCCCCTCCACCACCAACGTCATCTCCTCCACCTCCTTACCACTATGTGAGTCCTCCCCCACCAACATCATCTCCTCCCCCACCATACCACTACACATCGCCACCTCCTCCCTCCCCGTCTCCTGCTCCCACATACATTTACAAATCACCTCCCCCACCAGTGAAATCGCCTCCCCCACCAGCTTACATTTATGCATCCCCACCACCACCTATCTACAAGTAA
- the LOC127091291 gene encoding uncharacterized protein LOC127091291 isoform X7, translating to MTARGSDPIRGRFRPEMAMALAIVLISTTVVSVAADGYPYSSPPPPTYEYKSPPPSTPSPPPPYEYKSPPPPPIEPPYEYKSPPPPPIEHKAPPYEYKSPPPPSASPPPPYEYKSPPPPSSSPPPPYYYKSPPPPSPSPPPPYYYKSPPPPSPSPPPPYYYKSPPPPSPVYKYNSPPPPSPTYVYKSPPPPTPVYKYKSPPPPSPTYVYKSPPPPTPVYKYKSPPPPSPTYVYKSPPPPTPVYKYKSPPPPSPTYVYKSPPPPTPVYKPPYYYNSPPPPTPVYKYKSPPPPSPTYVYKSPPPPTPVYKPPYYYNSPPPPTPVYKYNSPPPPSPTYVYKSPPPPAPVYKYNSPPPPTPVYKYNSPPPPSPVYKYNSPPPPSPVYVYKSPPPPTPVYKPPYYYNSPPPPTPVYKYNSPPPPSPTYVYKSPPPPSPVYKPPYYYNSPPPPTPVYKYNSPPPPTPVYKYNSPPPPTYYYNSPPPPVKSPPPPTPYYYQSPPPPKYTPPPYYYSSPPPPVVYPPHPYHHSLIVKVVGKVYSYKCYNWEYPEKSHDKKHLKGAVVEVKCKAGRNIIKAYGKTKNNGKYAITIPNFNYVKYGPTVCKAKLHAPPKGSPFNIPTKLNEGTDLWVKSKDKYEVVLKAKPFAYASKKHYEECEKPKPSPTPYYYKSPPPPTPTYIYKSPPPPSPTYVYKSPPPPSPIYKPPYYYNSPPPPTPVYKYNSPPPPSPTYVYKSPPPPSPAYKPPYYYNSPPPPTPVYKYNSPPPPSPTYVYKSPPPPSPIYKPPYYYNSPPPPTPVYKYNSPPPPSPTYVYKSPPPPSPVYKPPYYYNSPPPPTPVYKYNSPPPPSPTYVYKSPPPPSPVYKPPYYYNSPPPPTPVYKYNSPPPPSPTYVYKSPPPPSPAYKPPYYYNSPPPPTPVYKYNSPPPPSPTYVYKSPPPPSPVYKPPYYYNSPPPPTPVYKYSSPPPPTPVYKYNSPPPPSPTYVYKSPPPPSPVYKPPYYYNSPPPPSPTYKYNSPPPPSPTYVYKSPPPPSPTYVYKSPPPPSPVYKPPYYYNSPPPPTPVYKYNSPPPPTPVYKYNSPPPPTPIYKPPYYYNSPPPPTPVYKYNSPPPPTPVYKYNSPPPPTPVYKYNSPPPPTPVYKYNSPPPPTPVYKYNSPPPPSPVYKYNSPPPPSPVYKYNSPPPPSPVYKYNSPPPPTPVYKYNSPPPPTPVYKYNSPPPPTPVYKYKSPPPPSPTYEYKSPPPPTPVYKYKSPPPPSPTYVYKSPPPPTPVYKYNSPPPPSPSHPPPYYYNSPPPPSPSPPPPYYYQSPPPPSSSPPPPYYYQSPPPPSPTPHTPYYYKSPPPPTSSPPPPYHYVSPPPPTSSPPPPYHYTSPPPPSPSPAPTYIYKSPPPPVKSPPPPAYIYASPPPPIYK from the exons ATGACTGCTAGGGGCAGTGACCCCATAAGGGGTCGGTTTCGGCCGGAAATGGCCATGGCATTGGCCATTGTTCTGATTTCTACTACTGTGGTTTCTGTTGCTGCTGATGGTTACCCATACAGTTCTCCTCCACCACCAACTTATGAGTACAAGTCACCTCCACCATCAACTCCTTCACCACCACCTCCTTATGAGTACAAGTCACCCCCTCCACCACCCATTGAACCTCCTTATGAGTACAAGTCACCCCCTCCACCACCCATTGAACATAAGGCTCCACCATATGAGTACAAGTCACCTCCACCACCATCTGCCTCACCCCCACCTCCTTATGAGTACAAGTCTCCTCCACCACCTTCTTCATCACCTCCACCTCCTTACTACTATAAATCTCCACCACCACCCTCTCCCTCACCTCCACCACCTTACTACTACAAATCTCCTCCACCACCCTCTCCTTCCCCTCCTCCACCTTACTATTACAAGTCTCCCCCACCACCATCACCTGTTTACAAATACAATTCACCACCTCCACCATCACCAACTTATGTGTACAAATCTCCTCCTCCTCCAACACCAGTTTATAAATATAAATCACCACCTCCACCATCACCAACATATGTGTACAAGTCTCCTCCTCCTCCAACACCAGTTTACAAGTATAAGTCACCACCTCCACCATCACCAACATATGTGTACAAGTCTCCTCCTCCTCCAACACCAGTTTACAAGTATAAGTCACCACCTCCACCATCACCAACATATGTGTACAAGTCTCCTCCTCCTCCAACACCGGTATACAAACCTCCATACTACTACAATTCACCTCCTCCTCCAACACCAGTTTACAAATACAAATCACCACCTCCTCCATCACCAACTTACGTGTACAAGTCTCCTCCTCCACCAACACCAGTATACAAACCCCCATACTACTATAACTCACCTCCTCCTCCAACACCAGTTTACAAGTATAATTCACCACCTCCACCATCACCAACTTACGTGTACAAGTCTCCTCCTCCTCCCGCACCAGTTTATAAGTACAACTCACCACCTCCTCCAACACCAGTATACAAATACAACTCACCACCTCCTCCATCACCAGTTTACAAGTACAACTCACCACCTCCTCCATCACCAGTTTACGTCTACAAGTCACCACCCCCACCAACACCTGTATACAAACCCCCATACTACTACAACTCACCTCCTCCTCCAACACCAGTGTACAAGTACAATTCACCACCTCCACCGTCACCAACTTACGTGTACAAGTCACCACCCCCACCATCACCTGTATACAAACCCCCATACTACTACAACTCACCTCCTCCTCCAACACCAGTGTACAAGTACAATTCACCTCCTCCTCCAACACCGGTGTACAAATATAATTCACCTCCTCCTCCAACTTACTACTACAATTCGCCACCACCTCCGGTAAAATCTCCTCCTCCACCAACACCTTACTACTACCAATCTCCACCACCACCCAAGTACACTCCACCTCCATACTACTATAGCTCTCCTCCTCCCCCTGTTGTGTATCCCCCACATCCATATCACCACTCATTGATTGTGAAGGTAGTGGGTAAAGTCTACAGCTACAAGTGCTATAACTGGGAGTATCCTGAAAAGTCTCATGACAAGAAACACCTCAAAG GTGCTGTTGTTGAGGTCAAATGCAAAGCTGGAAGGAACATCATCAAGGCGTACGGTAAAACTAAGAACAATGGAAAGTACGCCATCACAATTCCAAACTTTAACTATGTGAAATATGGTCCCACAGTGTGCAAAGCCAAACTACATGCTCCACCTAAAGGCTCTCCATTCAACATCCCAACTAAGCTCAATGAGGGAACCGACTTGTGGGTAAAATCTAAAGACAAGTATGAAGTTGTGCTCAAGGCAAAGCCATTCGCCTATGCTTCTAAGAAGCATTATGAAGAATGTGAAAAGCCTAAGCCTTCACCAACTCCTTACTACTACAAGTCACCTCCTCCTCCTACACCAACTTACATATACAAGTCACCACCCCCACCATCACCAACTTATGTGTACAAGTCACCACCTCCACCATCACCTATATACAAACCCCCATATTACTACAACTCACCTCCTCCTCCAACACCAGTTTACAAGTACAATTCACCACCTCCACCATCACCAACTTACGTGTACAAGTCACCACCTCCACCATCACCTGCATACAAACCCCCATACTACTATAACTCACCTCCTCCTCCAACACCGGTTTACAAGTACAACTCACCACCTCCACCGTCACCAACATACGTGTATAAATCACCACCACCACCATCACCTATATACAAACCCCCGTACTACTACAATTCACCTCCTCCTCCAACACCAGTTTACAAGTACAATTCACCACCTCCACCATCACCAACTTATGTGTACAAGTCACCACCCCCACCATCACCGGTATACAAACCCCCGTACTACTACAACTCACCTCCTCCCCCAACACCAGTTTACAAATACAACTCACCTCCTCCACCGTCACCAACATACGTGTACAAGTCACCACCCCCACCATCACCTGTGTACAAACCCCCATACTACTACAACTCACCTCCTCCTCCAACCCCAGTTTACAAGTACAATTCACCACCCCCACCGTCACCAACATATGTCTACAAGTCTCCACCCCCGCCATCACCTGCGTACAAACCCCCATACTATTACAACTCACCTCCTCCACCAACGCCTGTTTATAAGTACAATTCTCCACCTCCACCGTCACCAACTTATGTGTACAAGTCACCACCCCCACCATCACCTGTATACAAACCCCCATACTACTATAACTCGCCTCCTCCTCCAACACCAGTTTACAAATACAGTTCACCTCCTCCTCCAACACCGGTTTATAAGTACAATTCACCTCCTCCACCATCACCAACTTACGTGTACAAGTCACCACCCCCACCATCACCGGTATACAAACCCCCATACTACTACAATTCACCTCCTCCACCATCACCAACTTACAAGTACAATTCACCACCTCCGCCATCACCAACTTATGTGTATAAGTCACCACCTCCACCATCACCAACTTATGTGTATAAGTCACCACCTCCACCATCACCTGTGTACAAACCCCCGTACTACTACAACTCACCTCCTCCTCCAACACCAGTTTACAAGTACAATTCACCTCCTCCACCAACACCAGTTTACAAGTACAATTCACCTCCTCCACCAACACCTATATACAAACCTCCATACTACTACAATTCACCTCCTCCTCCAACCCCAGTTTACAAGTACAACTCACCTCCTCCTCCAACACCGGTTTACAAATACAACTCCCCTCCTCCTCCAACACCGGTTTACAAGTACAACTCCCCTCCTCCTCCAACACCGGTTTACAAGTACAACTCACCTCCTCCTCCAACACCGGTTTACAAATACAACTCACCTCCTCCTCCATCACCGGTTTACAAGTACAACTCACCTCCTCCTCCATCAC CGGTTTACAAGTACAACTCCCCTCCTCCTCCATCACCGGTTTACAAGTACAACTCCCCCCCTCCTCCAACACCGGTTTACAAGTACAACTCCCCTCCTCCTCCAACACCGGTTTACAAGTACAACTCCCCACCTCCTCCAACACCGGTTTACAAGTACAAGTCACCACCTCCACCGTCACCAACTTACGAGTACAAATCTCCTCCTCCTCCAACACCAGTTTACAAGTACAAATCTCCACCTCCACCATCACCTACATATGTGTACAAGTCTCCTCCACCACCAACACCAGTTTACAAGTACAACTCACCACCTCCACCATCCCCATCACATCCCCCTCCATACTATTACAATTCTCCCCCACCGCCATCACCATCCCCACCTCCACCTTACTATTACCAATCCCCACCACCACCATCCTCTTCTCCACCACCTCCTTATTACTATCAAAGTCCTCCTCCCCCGTCTCCCACTCCTCATACTCCCTACTACTACAAATCCCCTCCACCACCAACGTCATCTCCTCCACCTCCTTACCACTATGTGAGTCCTCCCCCACCAACATCATCTCCTCCCCCACCATACCACTACACATCGCCACCTCCTCCCTCCCCGTCTCCTGCTCCCACATACATTTACAAATCACCTCCCCCACCAGTGAAATCGCCTCCCCCACCAGCTTACATTTATGCATCCCCACCACCACCTATCTACAAGTAA